In Zingiber officinale cultivar Zhangliang chromosome 1A, Zo_v1.1, whole genome shotgun sequence, the DNA window GCCGCCGGCGTTTCCCCCGACGTCGACGAGCACATTGACATCGTCGAAGCCCTGGTAGACCTGGAGCAATTGCTTCATCAAGACGACGAAGTAGCCGCCCATGGCGTCGTTGAACACCTTGTTCAATCGAGCATCAGAGCCCAATTGCTCGAACATTAACATTCCGAACGCGTTCTGCAACGGTAAGCCACCGTGCAGCACTGAATCCTTCATTTGATCCCTGATACATTTAATATCATTTTACtatgatcttctgatggaagctGCGGTAAGCCACCAACCGTTGTACGTAAGTATTTActgtcttaaaaaaaattatgataaaatatccataaaaattatataatttttttttaaaaaaatattattttaatatatattaaattaagaaTATGTATAAGAACGTAAGTAGAATTTCATACGATTTAATTGAATTATTTCTAATTAAGATATATTATATTAAAGATCAATTTTAAGTTCATatatttttacactaattatggatgaattcACTAGATACATTCAAGATATAGCACCATGTGTATAttatttgtagatgatattatttgggTAGATGAGAtgcgtgaaggagtaaatgttaaattAGAATTTTGACAAGAAACAATAGATATACTgtaaggttttaggcttagtagagtaaagatagaatatatgaaattttagtttaacaatattagacgtGATAAGATAATTATTAAGATAGAAAATAACGAGTTGTCTAAtactgagagttttaagtatttaagATCAATTTTGTAAATTGATGGTAAGATTGAGAAAGATGTATTATATAGAATATAAACAAGATGGTTAAAATGGAGGAGAGTACCagatgttttatgtgatcgtaaaatacCTCTAAATTTAAAGGGAAGTCCTACAAAATGACAATTAGACCTTCTATGTTATATGATGATAAATGTTTGGCTATGACTTAAGTACATgaacaaaagatgagagttggagagatgaggatgttaaggtaaaTCTATAGACATATGAGAATGGACAAAATACATATGAGCatggacaaaataaaaaataagggcATTAAATAGAAAGTCAGAATTACatttattgagggaaaactccaaaACACATTTAAGATGATACATACATATACTTAGACGATCGATAAATATTCCAGTTAGAcaatgtgaaactataacaaatatgCACATTAAATGAGCCAGATAAAACTTGTtaataatactaaaataaaataaaatttatttaagtatagatgatgataaaaTATGAGATATAGTTCAATGACGTAAAATAATTCATATACccgaccccacctagtaggataagacttgattgttgttgttactATGATTAAGAGTGTCAATTCGGATGAATCGGGTCGGATtcgagaaaatttattttataaaaaatcctAAAACCCGAATTCGAACCTGAAATTCCTAAACCTGAACCCAAAATCCCTAAACTCGAACTTGACCTTAATACAACCCAAAATCCCTAAACCTGAATCTGAACCTGACCAACCCAAACTCAACTCAAATAACCTGAATAACTTAAATAACTCGATTAAAAATgactttttaattatttttcttataatccttcatttttatctcaatattcaTAATTATCGAATTAACATTAATATTGATATACATATAAATATCTtaaccttcaaaaaaaaaaaaaaaaaaattgattcaacCTTAAATTATCCACTAAAATCTAAATTCGGATTAATCAGGATCAACCTGAAGACCTAAAAGTTTTTAATCTGAAAAACTTTTAATTTGAACTCATCCCAAATTTGAAAACTTTCAATtcgaatatgattttttttacgaATCTGACTCGGGTGGGATTGTTGGATTGAATTCATTATTAACACCCTAACTATGATCCAATTgtgtaaattataaatatatattaccATGTAGCCACCGCAACCCTGTCCTGGTGGAGcagagccaagttagccatcGAAGACGCGCCGTCGTCCCCATTCTTGACCAAGTACTTGGTGACGGGCGCGGCGCTATACTTCCTCGAGCCGGCCGCTTCAGTGGTGCAGGTGACGACGCCGTAGGAGGCGAGCAGGCGGAGCAAGCGATCGACCATATCTGCAGCCTCCGGGTTGTCGGCGGCGGCGGGCAGCTGGGCGACGATTTGTGCGGGGTACAAGGCGGCGGCGGGGGACTCGGCTTCGGCGATGACGTCGAGGAGCCGAAGCTCGATGGCGGTCTTGATGGTGAAGGGGAAGATGCTGCTGCAACAAATCTGCAACGCGCGAGCGCATGCCGCCTCCTCGTCCATGTTGATGACGCTGCAGTGCGAAAGTGGATCGAGCTTAATCGATCGACTGGAGCTTGCAGAATTAACACAACAGAGTTAATGTAGTCAATATTTATAGAGAATATTTGGGCAAAATTAATTAAGACTATACTCCCCATTATGCACGGCATCGCAATTAAATTTCTCTTCATGGACAGGATTTTAAGTAAGAGGTGTGTTTTTTTTGGCTGTGATACTATATATTTAAGATTAATTTATcactaaattaaataattaaattaataatttgtgattccaaaatgatataaactatttTTCTATAGCTGTAGGTTTTTTTGCATGTCAACTCACATCTTTATTTTGACAAAACAATAGTTCATTTGTATTTCCCTTGTCTAAAACACTAAGGTCATGTCTCTTAGAAAAACAAATATTGACAATTTGTTATTTCTTGACGGCGAGCACTTGCAAAAAATTTAAGGCTTAGAATTAATTTCCTATTAATATTGCCTAAttaaaaactaattaattaaagagATGTCTGGTAGTAAATACATTAAATATGGGGAAGAATAAAATAGTTCATTATGTCTAAATGTAGGCCATGCGCTACGTTAATTATTGTTCACATTAATATCAAGGGAAAAAAATGGTGCATGCATTAATCAGGATGTTTTGGTGGTCTCCAATAGAATTTACAAGTTTGGTAGAAAGACCAAGAATGGTCATTTAATTCTCACGCTGTCCAATCGCAGTGCCGTTCTTATATAAATTGCAACcaacaaaagagagagagagagagtattgcATGTAGGGCTGTAAATAAGTTTAGTTGAGTCGAATCTTGACGTGTTCAAAtatatttgataagataattaagtcaagtgaatcaagtttaaaatgaattaaacttttgaaatgcgtattcaagtttgacttggtttattttttatgaacttgaaCTTGTTTGAATCTTGCCTTGATCttggttcgtttaaatgttatcaaactctcaattcaagtttgtcttGAGCTTAGTTCGaacttgattcgtttagatattatcaaattcttaattcaaatttatttgattgtttgaaacttttaattgtttgattggttattaagcttgatatttaaatttatttagttattttattttattatttatttagcatattgaaaagagttttatgaACATTGTttatgaatattgttcatgaacattaacgagctgaacacatgtgttcaagcttatttatttagtttgaactattcaaacttgtttgtttaattaatcttatgtatattgaacgaacataaattaaataaatttttatcaagtcGAATACCAAACTTATTCACGAACAAACGTGAAATTTAGACATCCACGTACCAACTGAAATGATGGACGTGTATGTTTTCTGTGATCTCTCTTATCGACGTttgaattcaataatttaatGAATCAAGAGGAAGAAATGTGA includes these proteins:
- the LOC121996764 gene encoding caffeic acid 3-O-methyltransferase-like; protein product: MDEEAACARALQICCSSIFPFTIKTAIELRLLDVIAEAESPAAALYPAQIVAQLPAAADNPEAADMVDRLLRLLASYGVVTCTTEAAGSRKYSAAPVTKYLVKNGDDGASSMANLALLHQDRVAVATWDQMKDSVLHGGLPLQNAFGMLMFEQLGSDARLNKVFNDAMGGYFVVLMKQLLQVYQGFDDVNVLVDVGGNAGGTLRMITSERPHIRGINFDVPHVISQAPPIPGQNGKVIVAECVLPELPEQTVKAQAVFQMDLVMMANCLGGKERSEKEFKALAMEAGFRGFEVPHRIAAGWAVMEFTK